From one Sulfurihydrogenibium sp. genomic stretch:
- the ruvA gene encoding Holliday junction branch migration protein RuvA, translating into MLDYIKGKITKKDKNHIVIEKLGFGFLVEVPDSEKFKENIVYTYLLVRQEDVRLLGFVSEEERDLFLKLIQIHGVGVKHALNIISNFSVEEFIEIVENGDVDRLTEIQGIGNKTAQRIIVELKGKIDFSESDELSQLVSALVNLGYDKKESVNVAKKVMKETKDIKEALKKAISLLSSF; encoded by the coding sequence ATGCTTGATTATATAAAAGGAAAAATAACAAAGAAAGACAAAAATCATATAGTCATAGAAAAACTTGGATTTGGTTTTTTAGTAGAGGTTCCGGACAGTGAAAAATTCAAAGAAAATATTGTCTATACTTATTTACTTGTAAGACAGGAAGATGTAAGACTCTTAGGATTTGTTTCAGAAGAGGAAAGAGATTTATTTTTAAAGCTTATTCAAATTCATGGCGTTGGAGTAAAGCATGCACTGAATATTATTTCTAATTTTTCTGTGGAAGAGTTTATTGAAATTGTGGAAAATGGAGATGTTGATAGGCTTACAGAAATTCAAGGAATAGGTAATAAAACAGCACAAAGAATAATAGTAGAGTTAAAAGGAAAGATAGATTTTAGTGAATCAGATGAGTTAAGTCAATTAGTTTCTGCATTGGTAAATTTGGGTTATGATAAGAAAGAGTCTGTAAACGTTGCAAAAAAAGTTATGAAAGAAACAAAAGACATTAAAGAAGCTTTAAAAAAAGCAATTTCTTTATTAAGTAGTTTTTGA
- the dapF gene encoding diaminopimelate epimerase — protein sequence MEKNNFFVKSHGLGNDYIVLDSDKIDFKLTQDFIKKICDVHYGIGSDGVLVKYNSDVADFKLRIFNPDGSEAEKSGNGLRIFCKFLYDYGYTDKEEFSVETKGGIVKAKIEEKNKFGKAKIVTVDMGKAIFNAKKIPVNTDKEEFISEKITVGDKEFEVSCVSVGNPHCVIIKENLDEEEIKKYGPMIENHPLFPNRINVQFVKPISRNEAQILIWERGAGFTYASGSSSCGVASVLVKKGLADREIAIKMIGGELKISIDEDWNIKMTGEVQEICSGYISRELLE from the coding sequence TTGGAGAAAAATAACTTTTTTGTCAAATCACATGGACTTGGTAATGATTACATCGTCTTAGATTCGGATAAAATAGATTTTAAGCTAACACAAGATTTTATAAAAAAAATCTGCGATGTTCACTACGGGATAGGAAGCGATGGAGTTTTAGTTAAATACAATTCTGATGTAGCAGATTTTAAGCTAAGGATTTTCAATCCGGATGGTAGCGAAGCAGAGAAAAGCGGAAACGGACTTAGAATTTTCTGTAAATTTCTTTATGATTATGGCTATACAGACAAAGAAGAGTTTTCAGTTGAAACAAAAGGTGGTATTGTAAAAGCAAAAATAGAAGAAAAAAATAAATTTGGCAAGGCAAAAATCGTAACCGTTGATATGGGAAAGGCTATTTTTAACGCAAAAAAAATTCCAGTTAACACAGACAAAGAAGAGTTTATATCAGAAAAAATCACAGTTGGAGATAAAGAGTTTGAAGTCAGCTGTGTATCTGTTGGAAATCCTCACTGTGTAATCATAAAAGAAAACCTTGATGAAGAAGAGATTAAAAAGTATGGACCAATGATAGAAAATCATCCACTTTTTCCAAACAGGATAAACGTTCAGTTTGTTAAGCCTATAAGTAGAAATGAAGCACAGATTTTAATATGGGAAAGAGGAGCAGGATTTACCTATGCCTCAGGAAGTTCTTCGTGCGGGGTTGCATCTGTGCTTGTTAAAAAAGGTCTTGCAGATAGAGAAATTGCGATTAAAATGATTGGTGGCGAGCTTAAAATTAGCATAGATGAAGATTGGAATATTAAAATGACCGGAGAAGTTCAAGAAATTTGCAGCGGCTACATCAGTAGAGAGCTTTTAGAATGA